The Fulvivirga maritima genome segment ATAAATAGGCACCAGACCGTTTTTAAGCTTATTTCTCCTGATAATAAATTGTACTCCAAATGTTTTTGAACTCCTCATAATGACTTCCTTTAGTTGTATTTGATAAATAGGTCACCAGAAAACGGTGAAACTCACTAAAAAACCGAATCAAATGGCCTTAAAAAGAATGATCGTTATTCGCTGAATATCAATAATTTAAGCCCTTTCTGGTGACCTAAATTTAAAAAATAAAAAAGGTCACCGTATAGGTCTCATTTTCATTGATAATAAAGGTGTTTTACTGGAGGAGGTAAAATTAAAAAACCCTCCAAATCGTGAAATTTGGAGGGTTTTGTACTTAGATGGTTATCTAATCGTCGGGATGACTGGATTACAACTACCCCTTATTAATTATTGAATATCAATTACTTAATTGAATTTTAATTTTTAAGGAACACGAATTGGAGCTTTTTATTTTGACCTCCATTGTTCTTGTTTCAATTTAGTTAATTATGAATTTTGTTACAAGGCTGGGATTTCAATATTCTGGAAGTTATTAAGCAAGACTTCACCTATAATAGATATTTTTATATTTAAGGAATAATCCAGAGTTGCAATAAATGATACTCTCTTATAAAAGCGCTACTACCTAACACTATCAGGAATTAAGTGATAATTATAATAAAGTAGTTGAGTTGCCGTAAGATCAAACACACTCTGATAAAGTGAGAAGGAATTATTTACCCCACATACATAATTCCCTTCTAATTAAATTCAAGAAATTAACCATTCCATAGTAAAACAGTGCTGCAAGTCGTTTACTATTAAATAAAGAAAAACATCATTAATTATCTCAAAAAGCCTCGTCAAATTAATGCTATCCAGAATATTCTCATATCATCAATTAGATACTTACATTTAAAGTTGCTAATAGCTATTTGATATAAACAACACCTGTATTCATCGGAGACATTGGAATGTCCTTGCAGATTCCTGTGATTGTATGAGGCCCACTTGGAAGGTCTTCTGGAAGACTTATTCTATAAGTTCGATACCCAGATCCAATAGGTACACTCCAATTAAAAACTTTAATATCATCAACATAAAAAGTTAATGCCTCTTCATCCGTATTCGTATTATAAATATAAGTACTGTAAACATATATGTCCATTACATGGTCTGCTTTAATATCAACCTCAGTGGTATCATTAAAATTGTAGCTAATCTGTGTTTTAAAATTATCTTCAAATGTATGTGTATAATTTTCAAATTGAAACTTGAATTTATATTCCCCTCCATAAACATTTGAAGGAGGTAGTATTTTAATTAATGTGTCAGAAATACTTATAACTCTAAACGTAGAAGTACGAGTAGAATCAGAAATTAACTCTAAATCGCCATACTTATCATTCGTTTTAGTCCCAAAATATTTTCCGCTTATTGAAATTGTATCCAGATGCGAGCCTATTTTAGGATAAAAATCATTAAAAACTGGGGCCAAAACTTTAAAGGTCTGGGGAGCATATGAAAATTTCGGCACAGATCCCGAACTTGATGTTTTGTAAACAATATAAACCGAATCTTCAACGCCAACGAATCCAGACGGAATACCTGCCTTTGCTAAATCATTTCTATAATCACCAGTTAAAAGTTCCTCCCCAAAATAGGCGTATAGAGAACTTGTAGTACTTGCTTTATCTAAATTTGTTCCATAAAATGTAATCTCTGTACCTGAAGGCCCTGATAAAGGTGAAATACTATCTATAGTAATGATTAATTCACCACTATTATTGAGACTCTCATCATCTTTAT includes the following:
- a CDS encoding IPT/TIG domain-containing protein, whose amino-acid sequence is MRQFYFLILLSFILLTSCDKDDESLNNSGELIITIDSISPLSGPSGTEITFYGTNLDKASTTSSLYAYFGEELLTGDYRNDLAKAGIPSGFVGVEDSVYIVYKTSSSGSVPKFSYAPQTFKVLAPVFNDFYPKIGSHLDTISISGKYFGTKTNDKYGDLELISDSTRTSTFRVISISDTLIKILPPSNVYGGEYKFKFQFENYTHTFEDNFKTQISYNFNDTTEVDIKADHVMDIYVYSTYIYNTNTDEEALTFYVDDIKVFNWSVPIGSGYRTYRISLPEDLPSGPHTITGICKDIPMSPMNTGVVYIK